The following coding sequences lie in one Mycobacterium sp. DL440 genomic window:
- a CDS encoding SDR family NAD(P)-dependent oxidoreductase, whose translation MSANSKWTEADVPDQSGRIAIVTGSNTGLGYETARVLAARGAHVVVAVRNLDKGREAVDRITAAVPTADLRVQQLDVGSLESVRTAADELRTAYPRIDLLINNAGVMYPPKQTTVDGFELQFGTNHLGAFALTGLLLDHLLPVDGSRVVAVASVAHRIQAAIHFDDLQWERSYNRVAAYGQSKLSNLLFTYELQRRLAAKNEPTIAVAAHPGLSNTELMRHIPGTGLPGYNQLAGLFTNSPAKGALATLRAATAPDVRGGQYYGPSGFREMVGNPKLVTSSKQSHDEDLQRRLWTVSEELTGVSFPV comes from the coding sequence ATGAGCGCCAATTCCAAGTGGACCGAGGCCGACGTCCCCGATCAGTCCGGCCGGATCGCGATCGTCACCGGCTCCAACACCGGGCTGGGCTATGAGACCGCCCGTGTGCTCGCCGCCCGGGGCGCGCACGTCGTTGTCGCGGTACGCAACCTGGACAAGGGCCGCGAGGCCGTCGACCGGATCACCGCCGCCGTGCCGACGGCGGATCTCAGGGTGCAGCAGCTGGATGTGGGTTCGCTGGAGTCGGTCCGTACCGCTGCTGATGAACTCAGGACCGCCTACCCGCGCATCGACCTGCTGATCAACAACGCCGGGGTGATGTACCCGCCCAAACAGACCACCGTCGACGGCTTCGAATTGCAGTTCGGCACCAACCATCTCGGCGCGTTCGCGCTGACGGGCCTGCTGCTGGATCACCTGCTGCCGGTCGACGGGTCACGCGTCGTCGCGGTCGCCAGCGTCGCACACCGCATCCAGGCGGCCATCCACTTCGACGACCTGCAGTGGGAGCGCAGCTACAACCGCGTCGCCGCCTACGGACAATCCAAGCTGTCGAACCTGCTGTTCACCTACGAGCTTCAGCGGCGTCTGGCCGCCAAGAACGAGCCGACCATCGCGGTGGCCGCCCACCCCGGCCTGTCCAACACCGAACTCATGCGCCACATCCCGGGAACCGGCCTGCCCGGTTACAACCAGCTCGCGGGCCTGTTCACCAACAGCCCCGCCAAGGGGGCGCTGGCCACGTTGCGGGCCGCCACCGCTCCCGATGTTCGTGGCGGCCAGTACTACGGCCCATCCGGTTTCCGCGAGATGGTCGGCAATCCGAAGCTCGTGACCTCCAGCAAGCAGTCCCACGACGAGGACCTGCAGCGCCGGCTCTGGACCGTGTCCGAAGAGCTCACCGGCGTCAGCTTCCCGGTGTGA
- a CDS encoding PH domain-containing protein translates to MRTLLVDPANPPSRKAPLVWALSAAIPWAVLILAQVIWFAIDQRMLWVHVAVAAVTVLGAALFVVVVPMWRYRVHRWDINIGSGTPAVYTRTGWLVQERRIAPISRVQTVDTYRGPLDRLFGLANVTVTTASSAGAVRIVALDDDVAERVVAQLTDIAAIGEQDAT, encoded by the coding sequence ATGCGCACTCTGCTGGTCGATCCCGCGAATCCACCCAGCCGTAAGGCTCCGCTGGTGTGGGCCTTGAGCGCGGCCATTCCATGGGCGGTTCTGATCCTGGCACAGGTGATCTGGTTCGCGATCGACCAGCGGATGCTGTGGGTGCACGTTGCGGTCGCGGCTGTCACGGTGCTGGGCGCGGCGCTGTTTGTCGTCGTTGTCCCGATGTGGCGCTACCGGGTCCACCGGTGGGACATCAACATCGGCTCCGGGACGCCCGCGGTGTACACCCGCACGGGGTGGCTGGTGCAGGAACGGCGGATCGCACCGATCTCGCGCGTGCAGACCGTGGACACCTACCGGGGCCCGCTGGATCGGCTGTTCGGGCTGGCCAACGTGACGGTGACGACGGCGTCCTCGGCCGGGGCCGTGCGGATCGTGGCACTCGATGACGACGTGGCCGAGCGCGTGGTGGCGCAGTTGACCGACATCGCGGCGATCGGCGAACAGGACGCCACGTGA
- a CDS encoding PH domain-containing protein, protein MLVVHPVHEVLQQIPLLIGAVVLGSATGNQGWTIAAIVLTIAVGLARWFTTSYRIELDEVQLRTGLLQRKTLSVPRNRIRSVSTDARLLHRLLGLTVLRISTGQEAKGDTEFALDAVEAQQVPRLRAILLADAVPVAEAPAGRELARWQPSWLRYSPLSFTGLAMIAAAAGVIYQASAGAALRNSELAQSGIAVAEHFGILVSVVVGVVMVVLASVVLSVLRSLLTYGNLVLTRRDIPGRGGALHLQHGLLRLREHTYDMRRLRGGTLREPLLVRAFGGARLDAVMTGVGGEGEASLLLPPCPAGTARGVLTELIASPGAVDAPLVAHGPAAVRRRWTRAMTLPVLAAAVLLVLGVPVWTWVLWMLLVGCAGLLAMDRARSLGHLVRDGWLVARSGSLERRRDHLDAAGIIGWTVRQTFFQRRAGVATLIAATAAGEKRYAVLDIPATRAWSVAAAASPWVADNGWAVGPAGPELR, encoded by the coding sequence ATGCTGGTGGTCCACCCGGTACATGAAGTGCTGCAACAGATTCCGCTGCTGATCGGCGCGGTGGTGCTGGGCTCGGCGACCGGGAACCAGGGTTGGACGATCGCGGCGATCGTGCTCACCATCGCCGTCGGTCTGGCACGGTGGTTCACCACCAGCTACCGCATCGAGCTGGACGAGGTGCAACTGCGCACCGGGCTGCTGCAACGCAAAACGTTGTCGGTGCCGCGCAACCGGATTCGATCCGTATCGACCGATGCCCGGCTGTTGCACCGGTTGCTCGGACTGACCGTCCTGCGGATCAGCACCGGTCAGGAAGCCAAGGGCGACACCGAATTCGCCTTGGACGCGGTGGAGGCGCAGCAGGTGCCCCGGCTGCGGGCGATCCTGCTTGCCGATGCCGTACCCGTCGCCGAGGCACCGGCAGGACGCGAGCTGGCCCGCTGGCAGCCGTCTTGGCTGCGCTACAGCCCCCTGAGTTTCACCGGTCTGGCCATGATCGCGGCCGCGGCCGGAGTGATCTACCAAGCCAGTGCCGGTGCCGCGCTGCGGAACTCAGAGCTTGCGCAGTCCGGGATCGCGGTGGCCGAACACTTCGGAATCCTGGTCAGCGTGGTGGTCGGCGTCGTGATGGTGGTGCTGGCCTCGGTGGTGTTGTCGGTGCTGAGGTCGTTGCTCACGTACGGGAACCTGGTGCTGACCCGCAGGGACATTCCTGGACGGGGAGGAGCGCTGCACCTGCAACACGGTCTGCTGCGACTGCGCGAGCACACCTACGACATGCGGCGGCTCCGCGGCGGAACACTGCGTGAGCCGCTGCTGGTACGGGCCTTCGGTGGCGCCCGCCTGGATGCGGTGATGACCGGCGTCGGCGGCGAAGGGGAGGCCTCACTGTTGCTGCCACCGTGTCCCGCCGGCACCGCCAGGGGAGTGCTGACAGAGTTGATCGCGAGTCCTGGTGCCGTCGACGCACCGCTGGTCGCCCACGGTCCGGCGGCCGTGCGGCGACGCTGGACCCGTGCAATGACGCTGCCCGTGCTGGCGGCCGCGGTGTTGCTGGTGCTCGGGGTGCCGGTGTGGACGTGGGTGCTGTGGATGTTGTTGGTCGGGTGCGCCGGTCTCCTCGCCATGGACCGGGCCCGGTCCCTCGGACATCTGGTGCGCGACGGCTGGCTGGTCGCCCGCTCCGGCAGCCTGGAGCGGCGCCGCGATCACCTGGATGCTGCCGGGATCATCGGATGGACGGTGCGGCAGACGTTCTTTCAGCGCCGCGCCGGCGTGGCCACCCTGATCGCAGCGACCGCTGCGGGGGAGAAGCGCTATGCCGTGCTCGACATCCCGGCGACACGAGCGTGGTCCGTGGCGGCGGCCGCCTCGCCATGGGTGGCCGACAACGGGTGGGCAGTCGGTCCGGCAGGCCCCGAGTTGCGCTGA
- a CDS encoding HAD-IIA family hydrolase, whose translation MAIGGVLFDIDGVLVTSWQPIDGAAQTLRILAEQQIARSYLTNTTTRTRAQIADLLTAAGMDVAADEVITAAALTAEYVRDRYPGARCFLVNSGQIGEDMPGVDVVYSSEFTGPAAPETPDVVLLGGAGPEYNHLTLSWVYDWMAQGVPVVAMHRSTAWNTTDGLRVDTGMYLAGMEETSGRKATAVGKPAPEGFLAAANRLGVDPEEMYMIGDDLNNDVLAAQVVGMAGVLVRTGKFRQATLERWAADEFTMQPNHVIDSVADLPELLGL comes from the coding sequence ATGGCTATCGGTGGAGTGCTGTTCGACATCGATGGTGTGCTGGTGACCTCCTGGCAGCCCATTGACGGTGCGGCGCAGACGCTGCGGATATTGGCCGAGCAGCAGATCGCCCGGTCCTATCTGACGAACACCACCACCCGTACCCGCGCGCAGATCGCCGACCTGCTGACCGCCGCCGGTATGGACGTGGCGGCTGACGAGGTGATCACCGCGGCGGCCCTGACCGCCGAGTACGTGCGGGACCGGTATCCGGGCGCCCGATGTTTTCTGGTCAACAGCGGGCAGATCGGTGAGGACATGCCCGGCGTCGACGTGGTGTATTCGAGTGAATTCACCGGGCCTGCCGCACCCGAAACCCCTGACGTGGTGCTGCTCGGCGGGGCCGGGCCGGAGTACAACCACCTCACGCTCAGCTGGGTGTACGACTGGATGGCCCAGGGTGTGCCGGTCGTGGCGATGCACCGCAGCACCGCCTGGAACACCACCGACGGACTGCGGGTCGACACCGGCATGTATCTGGCCGGCATGGAGGAGACCTCGGGCCGCAAGGCCACGGCCGTCGGCAAGCCTGCTCCGGAAGGGTTTTTGGCCGCAGCCAACCGCCTCGGCGTCGACCCCGAGGAGATGTACATGATCGGCGACGACCTCAACAACGACGTGCTGGCCGCCCAGGTGGTGGGGATGGCCGGGGTGCTGGTGCGCACCGGAAAGTTCCGCCAGGCCACGTTGGAACGTTGGGCCGCAGACGAATTCACGATGCAACCCAACCATGTCATCGACTCGGTGGCGGATCTGCCCGAGTTGTTGGGCCTGTAG
- a CDS encoding DUF1214 domain-containing protein, translating to MPTTSDTAGGARFIGRVGALAVALGIGVAAVNGTAIASAETGGSDSSGTHSKTADGPKTNSSTPKKGPRKPSLAGPQKLSKRVSDVTAKVESALGSSKAGERRSPAASPDRKSDNKDGKAAVETAVDNARQSVSRAITKTTDAPRNRRATLDSRPPAAEADTAAPLETLTVVTKRVAKDVVDHLIPESTPRTQAPTPQAIPEMVAAVTQRLKPRLPESPVSPIQDLGLAAMLGWSRRDGRQGLVPIGRVTTPEATSQVTSEATTEATSTLATEDQLAAEQQVGQIVNTPFVQLAKVVLMAAWYVEAAKNFATVGGPDFTNLSQLNQAATEFANQSATEFLLLNSNDPKLLLQVNPPHSWNGQDAGGTRIWYDNPDTVYRFTGINGASTYHIEGKVAGYDPADPSTHPTSANTNFSVLTGINGVTAANLNGEDLSIRDDGTFTIVVSPDGAPANAEKGMNYIQAPANSTILATRNTLGDWNTETPMTLTIEKTAGPPSSLFSQIGGFAIPVIGETVVKNPLLMSLVSIVPAFDKAPLLLSSAETAILMLVTGINGENTYMSVATATGQPNVLSQPQHNAQFLSTQLQSAGYFQLKDDEAMVITVDPGDAEYFVVPVTNDWTITGDTRNQQTSLNNSQAIKNADGTYTIVVSKSDPGVANWVSTGGLNQGTISMRFQGVDPDATNMPTVTTRVVKASEVAGIVNDPSDPNYNPEQLDYDRAQQIADRQAGYDRRYTV from the coding sequence ATGCCGACGACGTCCGATACCGCTGGAGGCGCACGATTCATCGGGCGGGTGGGCGCGCTCGCCGTTGCCCTGGGCATCGGGGTGGCGGCGGTCAACGGCACCGCGATCGCATCCGCGGAGACCGGTGGTTCGGACTCGTCGGGGACGCATTCAAAAACAGCGGACGGCCCGAAGACCAATAGCTCGACCCCGAAGAAGGGTCCCCGGAAGCCGTCCTTGGCAGGCCCGCAGAAGCTGTCCAAACGAGTCAGCGACGTGACCGCCAAAGTGGAGTCCGCGCTCGGTAGCTCCAAGGCCGGCGAACGCCGATCGCCGGCCGCATCGCCCGACCGGAAATCTGACAACAAGGACGGCAAGGCAGCCGTCGAAACCGCAGTCGACAACGCGCGGCAGTCGGTGTCGCGGGCAATCACCAAAACAACTGACGCACCCCGCAATCGGCGGGCCACGCTGGACAGCCGCCCACCGGCCGCCGAGGCTGATACCGCCGCTCCCCTGGAAACGCTCACAGTCGTCACCAAGAGGGTGGCGAAAGACGTTGTGGATCACCTCATTCCGGAGTCGACACCCCGCACCCAGGCTCCGACGCCACAGGCCATTCCGGAGATGGTGGCGGCGGTGACGCAACGGCTCAAGCCACGTCTCCCGGAATCGCCGGTAAGCCCGATCCAGGACCTCGGCCTGGCCGCGATGCTGGGCTGGTCACGCCGTGATGGCCGGCAGGGGCTCGTCCCCATCGGACGCGTCACCACACCGGAAGCGACGTCGCAGGTGACCTCCGAAGCGACCACGGAGGCAACGAGCACGCTGGCCACCGAGGACCAGCTTGCGGCCGAACAACAGGTCGGCCAGATCGTCAACACACCGTTCGTCCAGTTGGCCAAGGTGGTCCTGATGGCGGCCTGGTACGTCGAGGCGGCCAAGAACTTCGCCACGGTCGGTGGCCCCGACTTCACGAACCTCTCGCAGCTCAACCAGGCCGCGACCGAGTTCGCCAACCAATCGGCAACCGAGTTCCTGCTACTGAATTCGAACGATCCCAAGCTGCTGCTGCAGGTCAACCCGCCACACAGTTGGAACGGGCAGGACGCCGGCGGCACCCGGATCTGGTACGACAACCCCGACACCGTCTACCGCTTCACCGGCATCAACGGCGCCTCGACCTACCACATCGAGGGCAAGGTCGCGGGGTATGACCCGGCCGACCCGAGCACCCACCCCACTTCTGCCAACACCAATTTCAGTGTGCTCACCGGAATCAACGGGGTCACCGCCGCCAACCTCAACGGCGAGGACCTCAGCATCAGGGACGACGGGACCTTCACCATCGTGGTGAGTCCCGACGGGGCGCCGGCCAATGCCGAGAAGGGCATGAACTACATTCAGGCCCCGGCCAACTCGACCATCCTCGCCACCCGAAACACCCTGGGGGACTGGAACACCGAGACTCCCATGACGCTGACCATCGAGAAGACCGCCGGGCCGCCCAGCAGTTTGTTCAGCCAGATCGGCGGGTTCGCCATCCCGGTCATCGGCGAAACGGTGGTGAAGAACCCGCTACTGATGAGCCTGGTGTCGATCGTCCCGGCATTCGACAAGGCACCGCTGCTGTTGTCGTCCGCCGAGACGGCCATCCTGATGCTGGTCACCGGAATCAACGGCGAGAACACCTACATGTCCGTGGCAACCGCCACCGGCCAGCCCAACGTGCTGTCCCAGCCACAGCACAACGCGCAGTTCCTCTCCACCCAGTTGCAGAGCGCCGGCTACTTCCAGCTCAAGGACGACGAGGCGATGGTCATCACCGTCGATCCCGGTGATGCGGAGTACTTCGTGGTGCCGGTGACCAACGACTGGACCATCACCGGCGACACCCGCAATCAGCAGACCAGCCTGAACAACAGCCAGGCCATCAAGAACGCGGACGGCACGTACACCATCGTGGTGTCCAAAAGCGACCCCGGCGTGGCGAATTGGGTGTCCACCGGCGGCCTGAATCAGGGCACCATCTCCATGCGTTTCCAGGGCGTGGACCCGGATGCCACGAACATGCCGACGGTGACGACGCGAGTAGTGAAGGCGTCGGAGGTCGCGGGCATCGTCAACGACCCGAGTGATCCCAACTACAACCCCGAGCAGCTCGACTACGACCGCGCGCAGCAGATCGCCGACCGCCAGGCCGGGTACGACCGCCGCTACACGGTGTAG
- a CDS encoding DEAD/DEAH box helicase, translated as MRAEAAPSTQALRGWQRKALVKYLTAKPRDYLAVATPGAGKTTFALRIAAELLNDRTVDAITVVVPTEHLKIQWAQAAARNGIALDPKFSNSDSQTSAEYHGVVVTYAQVASHPTRHRVRTENRRTLVIFDEIHHGGDAKSWGDAMREAFDDATRRLSLTGTPFRSDDSPIPFVNYEPDEAGFQRSQADHVYGYSDALADGVVRPVVFLAYSGEARWRDSAGEEHAARLGEPLTAEHTARAWRTALNPTGEWMPAVIAAADKRLQQKRQHVPDAGGMIIATNQTTARSYADLLTKITGEVPTVVLSDDPGASDRISRFSEGTSRWLVAVRMVSEGVDVPRLSVGVYATSASTPLFFAQAIGRFVRSRRAGETASIFLPSVPNLLLLASEMEAQRNHVLGKPHRESDGLDDEALEAAEKRKDEKSELENGFESLGADAELDQVIFDGSSFGTAAAAGSDEEADYLGIPGLLDASQMRDLLRRRQDAQITKRTAEAAVSGGPPPPRTTHGQLRELRRELNALVTITHHRTGKPHGWIHNELRRICGGPPVAAATTDQLKARIEAIRDLKA; from the coding sequence GGCTGGCAGCGCAAGGCGCTGGTGAAGTATTTGACCGCCAAACCGCGGGACTACCTGGCCGTCGCCACCCCTGGCGCGGGGAAGACGACGTTTGCGCTGCGGATCGCGGCCGAACTGCTCAACGACCGCACGGTCGACGCGATCACCGTGGTGGTGCCGACCGAGCACCTCAAGATCCAGTGGGCGCAGGCGGCGGCACGTAACGGCATCGCACTGGATCCGAAGTTCAGCAACTCCGACTCCCAGACCTCGGCCGAGTACCACGGCGTCGTCGTCACCTATGCCCAGGTCGCCAGCCACCCCACCCGGCACCGGGTGCGCACCGAGAACCGCAGGACGCTCGTCATCTTCGATGAGATCCACCACGGCGGTGACGCGAAGAGTTGGGGCGACGCGATGCGCGAAGCCTTCGATGACGCGACACGGCGCCTCTCCCTGACCGGTACCCCGTTCCGCAGCGACGACAGCCCGATCCCGTTCGTCAACTACGAGCCCGACGAGGCCGGGTTCCAGCGCTCGCAGGCCGACCACGTGTACGGCTATTCCGACGCGCTGGCCGACGGCGTGGTCCGGCCCGTGGTGTTCCTGGCGTATTCGGGTGAGGCCCGCTGGCGTGACAGTGCCGGCGAGGAGCACGCGGCGCGCCTCGGCGAGCCGCTGACCGCCGAGCACACCGCACGGGCCTGGCGCACCGCGCTGAACCCGACGGGCGAGTGGATGCCAGCGGTCATCGCGGCCGCCGACAAGCGGTTGCAGCAGAAGCGTCAGCATGTGCCCGACGCCGGCGGCATGATCATCGCCACCAACCAGACCACCGCCCGCTCCTACGCCGATCTGCTCACCAAGATCACCGGCGAGGTGCCCACCGTGGTGCTCTCCGACGATCCCGGCGCCTCGGACCGGATCAGCCGGTTCTCGGAAGGCACCAGCCGCTGGCTGGTCGCGGTCCGCATGGTGTCCGAGGGCGTCGACGTGCCACGACTCTCGGTCGGCGTGTACGCGACGAGCGCGTCCACCCCCTTGTTCTTCGCGCAGGCCATCGGCCGGTTCGTGCGGTCGCGCCGCGCCGGTGAGACCGCCAGCATCTTCCTGCCTTCGGTACCGAATCTGTTGCTGCTGGCCAGCGAGATGGAAGCCCAGCGCAACCATGTGCTGGGCAAGCCGCACCGGGAATCCGACGGGCTGGATGACGAGGCGCTCGAAGCTGCCGAGAAGCGCAAGGACGAGAAGAGCGAGCTGGAGAACGGCTTCGAGTCCCTGGGCGCCGACGCCGAACTGGACCAGGTCATCTTCGACGGCTCGTCGTTCGGCACGGCGGCGGCGGCCGGCAGTGACGAGGAAGCCGACTATCTCGGCATCCCCGGCCTGCTCGACGCCTCACAGATGCGAGATCTGTTGCGGCGCAGGCAGGATGCGCAGATCACCAAACGCACGGCCGAGGCCGCGGTATCGGGCGGTCCGCCGCCCCCGCGCACCACGCACGGCCAGTTGCGGGAATTGCGTCGTGAACTCAACGCGTTGGTGACCATCACCCATCACCGCACCGGTAAGCCGCACGGTTGGATCCACAACGAGCTGCGACGCATCTGCGGCGGGCCTCCGGTGGCCGCCGCGACCACCGATCAGTTGAAGGCACGCATCGAAGCCATAAGGGATCTGAAGGCCTGA